The following are encoded together in the Brachionichthys hirsutus isolate HB-005 unplaced genomic scaffold, CSIRO-AGI_Bhir_v1 contig_492, whole genome shotgun sequence genome:
- the LOC137914102 gene encoding protein tyrosine phosphatase type IVA 2-like yields the protein MGRLANMNRPAAVEIAYDCMRFLITHNPTNATLNKFTEELKKFHVNTLVRVCESTYDKAPIEKEGIEVVDWPFDDGASPPTQIVDEWLKLVNTKFREEPGCCIAVHCVAGLGRAPVLVALALIEIGMKYEDAVQFIRQKRRGAFNSKQLLYLEKYRSKMRLRFKDTNGAHCCVQ from the exons ATGGG CCGTCTCGCCAACATGAACCGCCCTGCTGCAGTCGAGATTGCCTATGATTGCATGAGGTTCCTCATCACCCACAACCCGACCAATGCCACGCTTAACAAGTTCACGGAG GAGCTGAAGAAGTTTCACGTGAACACACTGGTTAGAGTTTGTGAATCCACCTATGACAAAGCTCCAATAGAGAAGGAGGGGATAGAAGTTGTG GACTGGCCTTTCGATGACGGTGCCTCTCCTCCAACTCAGATTGTGGATGAGTGGCTCAAGCTGGTCAATACCAAGTTTCGGGAGGAACCTGGCTGCTGCATTgctgtgcactgtgtggcaGGGCTTGGCCG AGCTCCAGTCCTGGTGGCCTTAGCCCTCATTGAGATTGGGATGAAGTATGAGGATGCTGTGCAGTTCATAAGGCA GAAGAGACGTGGAGCCTTCAACTCCAAACAGCTTCTTTACCTCGAGAAATACAGATCCAAAATGCGTCTGCGGTTCAAGGATACCAACGGCGCCCACTGCTGTGTGCAGTAG